In one window of Thermodesulfobacteriota bacterium DNA:
- a CDS encoding prepilin-type N-terminal cleavage/methylation domain-containing protein — MPEKGEKGFTLLEVMISLAILAGAVVTLVSAFNYHLKAASETSDLVAASILGRFKAEEVSLYGPPGIMNGSFEGDFKTFTWEMQPLDTELPGLKRLDVRISWDESKSLTLHTFY, encoded by the coding sequence ATGCCTGAAAAGGGGGAAAAAGGGTTTACCCTCCTTGAGGTGATGATAAGCCTCGCCATACTGGCGGGGGCGGTAGTGACGCTCGTTTCCGCCTTCAATTACCACCTTAAGGCGGCTTCCGAGACAAGCGACCTTGTAGCCGCTTCCATACTCGGCAGGTTCAAGGCAGAGGAGGTCTCGCTCTACGGGCCGCCTGGCATCATGAATGGATCGTTTGAAGGCGACTTCAAGACTTTCACGTGGGAGATGCAGCCGTTGGATACGGAGCTCCCCGGACTTAAGCGGCTGGATGTAAGGATAAGCTGGGATGAATCCAAGAGCCTTACGCTCCATACCTTTTATTAG